One genomic region from Lathamus discolor isolate bLatDis1 chromosome 21, bLatDis1.hap1, whole genome shotgun sequence encodes:
- the RAB8A gene encoding ras-related protein Rab-8A, with amino-acid sequence MAKTYDYLFKLLLIGDSGVGKTCALFRFSEDAFNATFISTIGIDFKIRTIELDGKRIKLQIWDTAGQERFRTITTAYYRGAMGIMLVYDITNEKSFENIRNWVRNIEEHASPDVEKMILGNKCDANDKRQVSREQGEKLAASFGIKFMETSAKANINIENAFFTLARDIKAKMDKKLEGNSPQGSNQGVKITPEQQKKSSFFRCVLL; translated from the exons ATGGCGAAGACGTACGATTACCTCTTCAAGCTGCTGCTCATCGGCGACTCGGGCGTGGGCAAGACCTGCGCGCTCTTCCGCTTCTCCGAGGACGCCTTCAACGCCACCTTCATCTCCACCATCG GTATTGACTTTAAAATCAGAACCATAGAGCTGGACGGCAAGAGAATTAAGCTGCAGATATG GGACACCGCCGGGCAGGAGCGGTTCCGAACCATCACAACCGCCTATTACCGGGGAGCCATG GGCATTATGTTAGTCTACGACATCACCAATGAGAAATCGTTCGAGAACATTCGGAACTGGGTCAGGAATATCGAAGAG CACGCCTCTCCCGATGTTGAGAAGATGATCCTGGGGAACAAATGCGATGCCAATGACAAAAGACAAGTGTCCAGGGAGCAAGGGGAGAAG CTCGCTGCCAGCTTCGGGATTAAGTTCATGGAGACCAGCGCAAAGGCAAATATAAACATAGAGAAC GCATTTTTCACTCTGGCAAGAGATATCAAAGCCAAAATGGACAAGAAGTTG GAAGGCAACAGCCCCCAGGGCAGCAACCAGGGCGTCAAAATCACCCcagagcagcaaaagaaaagcagctttttccgATGTGTCCTTCTGTGA